A genomic segment from Triticum dicoccoides isolate Atlit2015 ecotype Zavitan chromosome 1A, WEW_v2.0, whole genome shotgun sequence encodes:
- the LOC119358771 gene encoding uncharacterized protein LOC119358771 has protein sequence MRAVMAWWPKKAIFWGAARWPPSPPAATPIRQVILGLVLSKTKLAVICREGSPDIMTNESKLFFLDENDSYHLMRFSNTSISSNFICRSAGGAFENLISYSSFIVSEVSTGLPRSVLNCFIDDNLEKAPLTLTKDVFLCWKDEDTLEIDMGW, from the exons ATGCGCGCAGTGATGGCATGGTGGCCGAAGAAGGCCATCTTCTGGGGAGCCGCGCGCTGGCCGCCATCTCCACCCGCGGCCACACCAATAAGACAGGTGATTTTAGGGTTGGTTCTGTCTAAAACCAAGCTGGCAG TAATATGCAGAGAAGGTTCGCCTGACATAATGACCAACGAGAGCAAGTTGTTTTTTCTTGATGAAAATGATAGCTACCACTTGATGAGATTTAGCAATACAAGCATTTCCTCTAATTTTATTTGTAG GTCTGCAGGAGGTGCCTTTGAGAACTTGATCAGCTACTCGAGCTTCATTGTCAGCGAAGTCTCCACTGGGTTGCCCAGATCTGTCCTGAATTGCTTCATTGATGACAATTTGGAGAAGGCTCCGCTGACACTTACAAAGGATGTTTTCCTTTGTTGGAAAGACGAGGATACGCTGGAGATAGACATGGGGTGGTAA